From the Roseibium salinum genome, one window contains:
- a CDS encoding phosphoribosylformylglycinamidine synthase-associated small membrane protein, protein MDEDARKAIIFMALKAAVFILVPALAALIAVLVLL, encoded by the coding sequence ATGGATGAAGACGCGCGCAAGGCCATCATCTTCATGGCCCTCAAGGCCGCGGTTTTCATCCTGGTGCCAGCCCTTGCGGCGCTGATCGCCGTTCTTGTACTGCTCTGA
- the purQ gene encoding phosphoribosylformylglycinamidine synthase subunit PurQ, with protein MKTAVIVFPGSNRDRDMFHALEKITGTRPQSVWHTESTLPDVDLVVVPGGFSYGDYLRSGAIAARSPILNDLVAKADSGVAVLGVCNGFQILTEAGLLPGALMRNAGIRFVCKDVLMETVNNATRFSSKFQKGQVWRCPVAHHDGNYFADPETLKQIEDNGQVVFRYANGTNPNGSINDIAGITNARGNVLGMMPHPENLIEPLHGGLDGRLLFESLLDRAA; from the coding sequence ATGAAGACCGCCGTCATCGTTTTTCCAGGCTCCAATCGCGACCGTGACATGTTCCACGCGCTGGAAAAGATCACCGGCACGCGCCCGCAAAGCGTCTGGCACACGGAAAGCACCCTGCCGGACGTGGATCTCGTTGTCGTACCCGGCGGGTTCTCCTATGGCGATTATCTGCGCTCTGGAGCGATTGCCGCCCGGTCGCCGATCCTGAACGACCTGGTCGCCAAGGCCGACAGCGGCGTTGCCGTCCTCGGCGTCTGCAACGGCTTTCAGATCCTGACCGAAGCGGGCCTCCTGCCGGGCGCCCTGATGCGCAACGCGGGCATCCGCTTCGTGTGCAAGGACGTGCTGATGGAGACCGTCAACAACGCGACCCGCTTCTCCTCCAAGTTCCAGAAAGGCCAGGTCTGGCGCTGCCCGGTGGCCCATCACGACGGCAACTATTTCGCCGACCCCGAGACGCTGAAGCAGATCGAGGACAACGGCCAGGTCGTCTTCCGCTATGCGAACGGCACCAATCCGAACGGCTCGATCAACGACATCGCGGGCATCACCAACGCCAGAGGCAACGTACTCGGCATGATGCCGCATCCGGAAAACCTGATTGAACCGCTGCACGGCGGTCTCGACGGCCGCCTGCTCTTCGAAAGCCTGCTCGACCGGGCGGCCTGA